In Micropterus dolomieu isolate WLL.071019.BEF.003 ecotype Adirondacks linkage group LG01, ASM2129224v1, whole genome shotgun sequence, the sequence ACTTTCCAGTGAGTATATATGTCATTTTCGGACAATTGACAATCAACCTACTTTGTTATTTAGGTATGAGGAGGTGGGAATTCTACGACTGGAGTTGTCAAGGGCTTCTTAGATGCAGATGCCAATTAAATTTGGGACTTTCTTATCTTGATTTGAGAGTAGTTTCTCAAGATTTGAGAATTTCTGGTATTTCACAAACTTAGTCCCAGAATTTCTCCACAATATTGCAGTGTCTCTGACAAACACTGGTGAGTGCAGCtattacattaaaaaagtataaatgTCTGCCACACATGCCAacgtatatttttatttagtatGGGACACACCATAAAAGTCCTTATAATTAGTCCCTCAATCATCTGAAGATTTGAATCTTTCTGGTAAATTTCAAAATAGGAACTTAGTCCCACCTCTGGCTCTGGCATCTTTGATTTCTTCTTAAATACTGAGCAGGCTCCTTTAAGCAGGTTGTTTACCAATGGTGACTATTCGTCTTGTCCTGCAAAGTCAGGAGAACAGCTAAACTACCATAGGTCCCTATTGttttatcaaacaaaacatttctgtttgaattTCTTCACTCTTTCACTTTTGTTCTTGGTGTGTAGATATGGCTGCTACCAGCTGTCTGCTGTCTGAAGATCAGTTCCTGTGCTGCATCTGTCTGGATGTGTTCACTGATCCTGTCACCATACCATGTGGACACAACTTCTGCAAAAACTGCATCACTGAACACTGGAATGTCAATGTCGCATGGAAGTGTCCCATGTGTAAAGAGGTTTTTACAACAAAACCTGAGCTGCACATCAACACTTTCATCTCTGAGATGGCTGCTCAGTTTAGAGAGAAAGCGCAACAGGAAGCAAGGAGACGCAGCTCAGAGCAACAAGTGTCCAAACCAGGAGAAGTTCCCTGTGACGTCTGCACTGGAACCAAACTGAAGGCCCTgaagtcctgcctggtgtgtctgGTCTCCTACTgtgagactcacctggagcctcatctgacagcttcaggCCTGAAAAGACATCAGCTGATCGACCCTGTGGAGAACCTGGAAGCCAGGATGTGTACGAAGCACGATAAACCTCTGGAGCTGTTCTGTAAGACCGACCAGACATGTGTCTGCATGCTCTGCCCTGTTTTAGACCACAAGATGCACGATGTTGTTCCAATGAAGGAAGAATATGAAGGAAAGAAGGCCGAGCTGGGaaagacagaggctgaaattcAGCAGATGATCCAGAAGAGACGACTAAAGATTGAGGAGATCAAACAGTCGGTCACCTTCAGCAAGGGAAATGCAGACAGAGAGGTAGGAGAAGGTGTTCAGGTCTTCTCTTCTCTGATGCAGTCTGTTCAGAGAGGCCTAAACGAGCTCATCGACACCATCGAAGAGAAGCAGAGAACAACAGAGCAACAGGCTGAAGGCTTCATCaaagagctggaacaggaaATCTCTGAGCTGATCAAGAGAAGGACTGAGGTGGAGCAGCTCTCACGCTCTGAAGACCACCTCCATCTTCTCCAGAGTGTCCAGTCCCTGAACATCCACCCTCCACCCACCAAGGACTGGACAGAGGTCAGAATGCATCCACCTTCATATGATGGAACTGTGGTGAGAGCTGTGGCTCAGCTGGAGAAGACACTCAGTAACCAaataaagatgctgtttaaagCTGAGCTGAAGAGAATCCAACGATATGCCATAAATGTGACTCTTGATCCTGACACAGCACATCCTACACTCATCCTGTCTGATGATGGGAAACAAGTCAGTCATGGTTATGTGAAGAAGAATGTCCCAGACAATCCAGAGAGATTTTCAAATTCCATTTGTGTCTTAGGAAAGCAGAGTTTCTCTTCAGGCAGATTTTACTTTGAGGTTCAGGTTAAAGGAAAGACTAAATGGACTTTAGGAGTGGCCAGAGAGTCGATCAACAGGAAAGAGAACATCCAGCTGAGCCCTGAGGAGGGTTACTGGACTATTTGGTTGAGAAATGGAAATGATTACAAAGCTCTGACAAACCCTTCAGTCCGTCTCTCTCTGAAGTCTCGGCCTCAGAAGGTGGGGGTGTTTGTGGATTATGAGGAGGGTCTGGTCTCTTTTTATGACGTAGATGCTGCAGCTCTTATCTACTCCTTTACTGGCTGCTGCTT encodes:
- the LOC123969460 gene encoding E3 ubiquitin-protein ligase TRIM39-like isoform X1, giving the protein MAATSCLLSEDQFLCCICLDVFTDPVTIPCGHNFCKNCITEHWNVNVAWKCPMCKEVFTTKPELHINTFISEMAAQFREKAQQEARRRSSEQQVSKPGEVPCDVCTGTKLKALKSCLVCLVSYCETHLEPHLTASGLKRHQLIDPVENLEARMCTKHDKPLELFCKTDQTCVCMLCPVLDHKMHDVVPMKEEYEGKKAELGKTEAEIQQMIQKRRLKIEEIKQSVTFSKGNADREVGEGVQVFSSLMQSVQRGLNELIDTIEEKQRTTEQQAEGFIKELEQEISELIKRRTEVEQLSRSEDHLHLLQSVQSLNIHPPPTKDWTEVRMHPPSYDGTVVRAVAQLEKTLSNQIKMLFKAELKRIQRYAINVTLDPDTAHPTLILSDDGKQVSHGYVKKNVPDNPERFSNSICVLGKQSFSSGRFYFEVQVKGKTKWTLGVARESINRKENIQLSPEEGYWTIWLRNGNDYKALTNPSVRLSLKSRPQKVGVFVDYEEGLVSFYDVDAAALIYSFTGCCFTEKLYLYFGPCPNDGGKNSAPLIVTPINHT
- the LOC123969460 gene encoding E3 ubiquitin-protein ligase TRIM21-like isoform X2 — translated: MAAASCLLSEDQFLCSICLDVFTDPVSTPCGHNFCKNCITEHWNVKVTWKCPMCKEPFTTRPELHINTFISEMAAQFREEAQQQARRRGLEQQVAKPGEVPCDVCTGTKLKALKSCLVCLVSYCETHLEPHLTASGLKRHQLIDPVENLEARMCTKHDKPLELFCKTDQTCVCMLCTVLDHKMHDVVPLKEGYEGKKAELGKTEAEIQQMIQKRRLKIEEIKQSVTFSKGNADREVGEGVQVFSSLMQSVQRGLNELIDTIEEKQRTTEQQAEGFIKELEQEISELIKRRTEVEQLSRSEDHLHLLQSVQSLNIHPPPTKDWTEVRMHPPSYDGTVVRAVAQLEKTLSNQIKMLFKAELKRIQRYAINVTLDPDTAHPTLILSDDGKQVSHGYVKKNVPDNPERFSNSICVLGKQSFSSGRFYFEVQVKGKTKWTLGVARESINRKENIQLSPEEGYWTIWLRNGNDYKALTNPSVRLSLKSRPQKVGVFVDYEEGLVSFYDVDAAALIYSFTGCCFTEKLYLYFGPCPNDGGKNSAPLIVTPINHT